The DNA region CGATAAGGAACGGCACGGCGATTATCTCGGACGCGATGTGCAAATGATTCCGCACGTTACCGGCGAAGTGAAACTCCGGCTGCGGACGCTGGCACAAAAAACAAAAGCCGATATCGTGTTCGTCGAAATCGGCGGAACGGTGGGCGATTTAGAAAACGCATTCTACATCGAAGCGATGCGTGAACTGGCTTATGAAGAAGGGCCGACCAGCTGCTGCTTTGTCGCACTGACATATATTCTTGAGCCGCGAATCCTCGGCGAACAAAAATCAAAGGCCGCTCAACTCGGTATCAAACAATTAATGCAAAGCGGTATTCAGCCGGACATCATCGCGTGCAGAGCGGCAAGTGAAGTAAACGAAAAGGCACGACAGAAAATCAGCGTATTCAGCAACGTACCTATCGGCAGAGTCGTTAGCCTGGCGGACTCGGCAAGCATTTATCAAATACCGGCAATGCTTCGCGAATGCGGAATGGATTTCGAAGTATTGAGATTGCTGCACATCGAGGACAGAATCGACCTTCGCAAAGAACGACAGCAATGGGCCCAATGGTGCGATTTCACAGATAAAATCGGCAAAGAAAAAACCGAAGTTACAATCGGTATCACCGGCAAATATACTTCGGTGCGGGACAGCTACGCATCGATTATTAACGCGCTGGAACATTCCGGCATTGAACTGGGGTGCAAAGTCAAAATCGACTGGATCGATACAAGCGAAATAAACGAGAAAAATGTCGACGAACATCTGAAAAACGTTGATGGCATAATTGTGCCGGGCGGATTCGGAACTCGCGGAACTGAAGGCAAAATCCTGTGCATCAAACACGCACGAACCAATAATATTCCGTTCCTCGGCATTTGTCTGGGCTTCCAGATGGCAGTTATTGAGTTCGCCAGGAATGTATGCGGACTCAAGAAAGCCAACAGTACGGAAATCGAGCCTGCGTGTGCGGAGCCTGTAATCGATATTCTGCCGGAACAGAAAAAAATTGAAAAACTCGGCGGCAATATGCGGCTGGGCGGCCATGACATCGAAATCAAACCCGACAGTTTCGCACATAAACTCTTCGGAAATCATAAGACCATCAGAATGCGATTCAGACACAGATATGAAGTTGACCCCAAATTTATCGAAACACTCGAAAAAGGCGGGCTTGTCTTCTCCGGCAAAGCACCAAATCACCCGATTATGCAGATTCTGGAACTAAAGGATCATCCGTATTTTATCGCGACACAGTCGCATCCGTGTCTGACATCAAGACCGTTGCGTCCGCAGCCGATGTTCACTGGATTGGTCGCTGCAGCAATGAAAAAGAAATGCTGATTCTATAAAAAATGTACAAAAAAAGGGACAAAGCCATCGAGCCTGTCCCTTTTTTTATGGTAAACACCTAATATTTATTGCGATGATTTGCCGGCAGATTTTTCAAGCTC from Planctomycetaceae bacterium includes:
- a CDS encoding CTP synthase, with amino-acid sequence MIDKTDKNELLASISDTSTDSEYFSPIPKGYVKGKTKYVIVMGTVMSGLGKGIFSSCLAKLMQDKGLKVAPVKLEGYLNIDSGTLNPFRHGEVFVLDDGMETDMDLGTYERMLDQNLSKENFSTSGQIYRSILDKERHGDYLGRDVQMIPHVTGEVKLRLRTLAQKTKADIVFVEIGGTVGDLENAFYIEAMRELAYEEGPTSCCFVALTYILEPRILGEQKSKAAQLGIKQLMQSGIQPDIIACRAASEVNEKARQKISVFSNVPIGRVVSLADSASIYQIPAMLRECGMDFEVLRLLHIEDRIDLRKERQQWAQWCDFTDKIGKEKTEVTIGITGKYTSVRDSYASIINALEHSGIELGCKVKIDWIDTSEINEKNVDEHLKNVDGIIVPGGFGTRGTEGKILCIKHARTNNIPFLGICLGFQMAVIEFARNVCGLKKANSTEIEPACAEPVIDILPEQKKIEKLGGNMRLGGHDIEIKPDSFAHKLFGNHKTIRMRFRHRYEVDPKFIETLEKGGLVFSGKAPNHPIMQILELKDHPYFIATQSHPCLTSRPLRPQPMFTGLVAAAMKKKC